In a single window of the Leptospira sanjuanensis genome:
- a CDS encoding MFS transporter has translation MTSGFRKIAFFEISDQKPKRKAMQDIKRAPLREILGWCMFDFANSSYTTVIISVTYGIVFSQLVVPASSNQENPYEYGNLLWSIALAISYLLVVLTGPIFGAITDYSARKKQFLFYSYVFCIISTGALWFVIAPGQYLLAFILIIFSNFFFASGENFASSFLPYLGPKEDLGKISGYAWGIGYFGGIAAVALVNTLGPKTLENFDSLRMVGPYTAFFFLFAGIPTFLLLREYTDGKEKPEGLSYLKIGIERVTSTMREIHKFRDMALYLVSLFFAMAALGIVISFAFIYGAQEIKTEEKHEIAMFLLIQLFAAVGAIVFGFIQDKIGAKKTFNITLFLWIACLLLIYWVKDLTAFLVGIGIPTTQQWVFVGTTVFAGAGLGATQSASRAIVGLFAPESKSGEFFGLWGLSGKVAAAFGLVAVGGLQILFDLRNSFLVVCVFFVISLLINFLVDEERGIKTAVEYQET, from the coding sequence TTGACATCCGGTTTCCGAAAAATAGCCTTTTTTGAAATTTCGGATCAAAAACCCAAAAGGAAAGCCATGCAAGATATAAAAAGAGCCCCTCTCCGAGAAATTCTCGGGTGGTGCATGTTCGATTTCGCGAACTCATCCTATACGACGGTCATTATCAGCGTAACATACGGAATCGTTTTCAGCCAACTTGTGGTCCCTGCCTCTTCCAATCAGGAAAATCCATACGAATACGGAAATCTTCTCTGGTCGATCGCCCTTGCGATTTCCTATTTGCTCGTGGTTTTAACGGGACCGATTTTCGGCGCGATTACAGATTATTCCGCCCGGAAGAAACAGTTCCTATTTTATAGTTATGTCTTTTGTATCATTTCCACGGGCGCACTTTGGTTCGTAATCGCTCCGGGACAATATCTCCTCGCATTCATTCTCATCATCTTTTCGAACTTCTTTTTCGCCTCGGGGGAAAACTTCGCATCCAGCTTTCTTCCGTATCTCGGACCGAAAGAAGATTTGGGAAAAATTTCCGGTTACGCCTGGGGAATCGGTTACTTCGGAGGAATCGCGGCGGTTGCGTTAGTCAACACGCTCGGTCCAAAGACACTGGAGAATTTCGATAGTCTCCGTATGGTGGGACCGTATACGGCGTTCTTCTTTTTGTTCGCCGGAATTCCGACCTTTCTTCTTTTAAGAGAATACACCGACGGAAAAGAAAAACCCGAAGGGCTTTCCTATCTCAAAATCGGAATCGAGCGAGTCACTTCCACGATGAGGGAAATCCACAAATTCCGGGATATGGCATTGTATCTCGTTTCGCTGTTCTTTGCGATGGCCGCGCTCGGGATCGTAATCAGCTTCGCGTTCATCTATGGAGCGCAGGAAATAAAAACGGAAGAAAAACACGAAATCGCGATGTTTCTTTTGATTCAACTTTTCGCAGCGGTCGGAGCGATCGTATTCGGTTTCATTCAGGATAAGATCGGAGCAAAAAAGACCTTTAACATTACGCTCTTCTTATGGATCGCTTGTCTTCTACTGATCTACTGGGTAAAGGATCTTACCGCATTCTTAGTGGGTATCGGAATTCCGACCACGCAGCAATGGGTTTTTGTGGGAACAACCGTGTTTGCCGGAGCGGGTCTCGGTGCCACACAATCCGCGAGCCGTGCGATCGTGGGTCTTTTCGCACCCGAATCCAAATCGGGAGAATTCTTCGGACTTTGGGGACTTTCCGGAAAAGTAGCGGCAGCGTTCGGACTCGTTGCCGTCGGAGGATTGCAGATTTTATTCGATCTCAGAAATTCATTTCTGGTCGTCTGCGTATTCTTTGTCATTTCCCTTCTGATCAACTTTTTAGTCGATGAGGAACGGGGAATCAAAACCGCTGTGGAATATCAGGAAACATAA
- a CDS encoding (2Fe-2S)-binding protein: MDSSFFSQVDLCQLMRPRKVCVCNQVSEEELLTSIRNGNDTLEKLMDDTGASTGCGTCMGSVRKLLARELKVPRA; this comes from the coding sequence ATGGATTCCTCTTTTTTCAGTCAAGTCGACCTGTGCCAACTGATGCGGCCCCGCAAGGTTTGCGTATGCAATCAGGTTTCGGAAGAAGAGCTCCTAACGTCGATCCGAAACGGGAACGATACCTTGGAAAAGCTCATGGACGATACGGGCGCTTCCACGGGTTGCGGAACTTGTATGGGATCGGTTCGTAAACTTCTGGCTCGGGAACTGAAAGTTCCGAGAGCATGA
- a CDS encoding cytochrome C oxidase subunit IV family protein — MELFLNYALYVIVSIGFLIPFTGFVVGAGAIVNATLAGFTVNFLSQVLEENKLQDFIARNKDNKLGKALQDAVLRGQEKLKGAPATAPAHVEESHGSHHIISVQTYAIIFATLIFFTFVTVWVAGIDFGAMNVIIAMAVATAKASLVLGYFMHLKYDTVMNRVIFGSGFFFLLLLFGFSAADIFTRFKVLISFAF; from the coding sequence ATGGAACTGTTTTTAAACTACGCTCTTTATGTAATCGTTAGCATCGGGTTCTTGATTCCCTTTACCGGGTTTGTAGTCGGAGCCGGAGCGATCGTCAATGCAACTCTCGCAGGATTTACCGTTAACTTTCTTTCGCAAGTTTTAGAAGAAAACAAACTGCAAGATTTTATCGCAAGAAACAAAGACAATAAACTCGGTAAAGCTCTTCAAGACGCTGTTTTAAGAGGGCAAGAAAAATTAAAAGGCGCTCCTGCAACTGCTCCGGCGCACGTCGAAGAAAGTCACGGTTCACACCATATTATTTCCGTTCAAACATACGCGATCATCTTTGCTACTTTGATTTTCTTCACATTTGTAACGGTTTGGGTTGCGGGAATCGACTTCGGCGCAATGAACGTAATTATCGCGATGGCGGTTGCAACCGCGAAAGCTTCCTTGGTTCTAGGATACTTTATGCACTTAAAGTATGACACCGTAATGAACCGAGTGATCTTCGGTTCCGGTTTCTTCTTCCTTCTTCTCCTCTTCGGATTTTCCGCAGCGGATATCTTTACAAGATTCAAGGTTTTGATCTCTTTCGCGTTCTAA
- a CDS encoding LIC_13215 family putative lipoprotein, translating to MKKNPIRIVTTLLVFTFVILNCKKEHALDPNAKVVQISSLGLGLNYDGWHFNDNPNLINQAKEVASNADNTGTIKKALDVAGINFFLFEFPQGSPEAGMFNTNVNYTMEDLSRQPREISLDDYTSAVTGLYPTVFQKYEMINPPQKSKIHGIESVLLESRFEQAIAGKNFKVHNYQRVFIVDKKAHVFTGTFLDKDAKTKGPKVLELLGKFVKL from the coding sequence ATGAAGAAAAATCCAATTCGAATTGTAACAACCCTTCTCGTATTCACTTTCGTGATCTTGAATTGTAAAAAGGAACACGCTTTGGACCCGAACGCAAAGGTGGTCCAAATTTCATCCCTAGGGCTCGGTCTTAACTATGATGGCTGGCATTTCAACGATAATCCCAATCTCATCAATCAAGCGAAAGAAGTCGCGTCTAACGCCGATAATACGGGTACGATTAAAAAGGCTTTGGATGTGGCGGGAATCAACTTCTTCCTTTTTGAATTTCCTCAGGGAAGCCCCGAAGCGGGAATGTTCAACACGAACGTCAATTATACGATGGAAGATCTTTCCAGACAACCGAGAGAAATCAGCCTGGACGACTATACTTCCGCGGTCACGGGTTTGTATCCTACCGTATTTCAAAAATACGAAATGATCAACCCTCCGCAAAAATCCAAGATCCACGGAATCGAATCCGTTCTTCTGGAAAGCAGATTCGAACAAGCGATCGCGGGTAAGAATTTCAAGGTCCACAACTATCAACGCGTTTTCATCGTGGATAAAAAGGCTCACGTATTTACGGGAACCTTTTTGGATAAGGACGCTAAAACGAAAGGACCGAAAGTTCTCGAATTGTTAGGAAAATTCGTAAAACTCTAA
- a CDS encoding LIC13212 family protein produces the protein MNIRILSFLTILSLVGLNAAPNKVLTLEEKEELKQIEAVRKGGFTDIEVDNLHASIAGNILRINNLLGNETYKKALRYIEDEPREAGKFLFQDKENKQYLELDLGLGQSFADYPKTYLYQSRIYIYPGTDGQSLEKIILQFKRTNAKGEVFIREMRRLINNSPKGPTFTQDGKRTPNNNSEILLEFFSSHDTDFLWPDNPIQPVPASVTTKLHDAANPLPYNKQRQIILQYKRYMRKVDKMVSLKLHTMELDQKRMISKMLEFR, from the coding sequence ATGAACATCCGTATTTTATCATTTCTGACAATTCTTTCCTTAGTCGGTTTGAATGCCGCACCGAACAAGGTATTGACTTTGGAAGAAAAGGAAGAATTGAAACAGATTGAAGCCGTGCGTAAAGGCGGTTTTACGGATATCGAAGTCGATAACCTGCACGCGTCGATCGCAGGAAACATTTTAAGAATCAATAATCTTCTGGGTAACGAGACGTATAAAAAAGCGCTTCGTTACATCGAGGACGAACCCCGCGAAGCCGGCAAGTTCCTATTTCAAGATAAAGAGAATAAACAATATCTCGAACTCGATTTGGGTTTGGGTCAATCGTTTGCGGATTATCCGAAAACCTATCTCTATCAATCTAGAATTTATATTTATCCCGGAACGGACGGACAATCGTTGGAAAAAATCATTCTTCAGTTCAAAAGAACGAACGCTAAAGGAGAAGTTTTTATCCGCGAGATGCGACGTTTGATTAACAATTCTCCGAAGGGTCCGACTTTCACACAGGACGGAAAAAGAACTCCGAACAACAACAGTGAAATTCTTTTGGAATTCTTTTCCAGTCACGACACCGATTTTCTTTGGCCGGACAATCCGATTCAACCCGTTCCTGCGAGCGTGACTACCAAGTTGCATGACGCCGCAAATCCTCTTCCGTACAATAAGCAGAGACAAATCATTCTTCAATACAAACGATATATGAGAAAGGTCGATAAGATGGTGAGTTTAAAACTGCATACGATGGAATTGGATCAAAAGAGAATGATCTCCAAGATGCTTGAATTCCGTTGA
- a CDS encoding DEAD/DEAH box helicase — MEDTLQLSLDFESNPRSGYRGDFCYLTNSPESGIGKIASSDEGKFTIEFASTASKKTVSENSPYLRILPGYPSPLRNVGEQAGLMDLSLTAYELKLTHAFDKLSALSNSRTRLLPHQIESTYIVVNSLRPRFILADEVGLGKTIEAALVMKELIFRRGYKKVLIVAPSPLLVQWQQELKNKFNEDFEIVKRKNFHTDGEKNWKNFQHAITSVDFIKNPKYAEEILKTKWDIVIFDEAHRLRRDYHKITRAYLFAEKISKKCECLLLLTATPFRGKLEELYYIIHLIDPNILGPYHTFVNDYILGNKTDLKDKISKVLLRRRKVEVGGFTKRFAKTVRIELSPVEREFYEETTNYVRREYNLAMRTQNRAIGFVMIVFQKLLDSSVFALLSALTKRKFLLENRFHHIKQMESKLEEWDLDETEDVEEFVSGLDESVQLDLQSLKRELLSLNRLILLGKKIKEDKKSVKLKETILKLQKEGHSKFIIFTQFRTTQDFLASVLADFQVTLFHGSLSADAKERAIVEFKTKTEILICTEAGGEGRNLQFANVLFNYDLPWSPLKIEQRIGRIHRFGQKDNVFIFNFASKDTVAERILEVLTNKIRLFEESIGSSDELLGAIEDELDFNSSFMKFVTGNKSKTEMEDEIDNRIKIAKKGFEKLGALVTPKLIDFNLQDYYSHTLEERSFNNTHLEEFVSRFTRTFPEAAGFKLVRKKPQIYEIDSPQYKGKLGTFDSELALQNDSLEFLAFGHPLIDKTVSYLIQNQKGWSTSFHSVSNKEYYVFLVEFQFSLKRTELFYFEANPRTGTVKRIEELPEELRESQTTNKAGSPEVSGSVLPANVEENLIRTFLVLDEIVESRKKELGDQTLDLFQKEEFKIRTSNQNTLRQLEEKLMRQEAAFKWEGKPEKKSAMNRTRNEIQKVKEDFDRELRKVRNGKTIQHRFQLFQVYLPN, encoded by the coding sequence TTGGAAGATACTCTACAGCTCAGCCTCGATTTCGAATCCAATCCGCGCTCCGGTTATCGCGGGGACTTTTGTTATTTGACCAATTCTCCCGAATCGGGAATCGGAAAGATCGCGTCTTCGGACGAAGGAAAGTTTACGATCGAATTCGCCTCCACCGCTTCGAAAAAGACGGTGTCTGAAAATTCTCCTTACTTGAGAATTCTTCCGGGTTATCCGTCTCCTCTGAGAAACGTCGGCGAACAAGCCGGTTTGATGGATTTATCTCTTACCGCGTACGAACTCAAGCTCACGCACGCATTCGATAAACTTTCGGCGCTTTCCAATTCGAGAACGAGACTTCTTCCGCATCAGATCGAATCCACGTATATCGTCGTGAACAGTTTGCGGCCGCGGTTTATTCTCGCGGACGAAGTGGGCTTAGGGAAAACCATCGAGGCCGCTCTCGTGATGAAGGAGCTGATCTTTCGTCGAGGTTACAAAAAAGTTCTGATTGTCGCGCCTTCTCCGCTTTTGGTTCAATGGCAACAGGAGCTGAAGAATAAGTTCAACGAGGACTTTGAAATCGTTAAACGAAAGAACTTCCACACCGACGGGGAAAAGAACTGGAAGAATTTTCAGCACGCGATCACTTCGGTCGACTTCATCAAAAATCCGAAATACGCGGAAGAGATTCTCAAAACGAAATGGGACATTGTCATTTTCGACGAGGCTCACAGGCTCAGAAGGGATTATCACAAAATTACGCGCGCCTATCTTTTTGCGGAAAAGATTTCCAAAAAGTGCGAATGCCTTCTTCTTTTGACGGCGACTCCGTTCCGCGGAAAACTCGAAGAACTCTATTATATTATACATCTCATCGATCCGAACATTCTGGGTCCGTATCATACATTCGTAAACGATTATATTCTCGGGAACAAAACCGACCTCAAGGATAAGATCTCGAAAGTACTTTTACGGAGAAGAAAGGTGGAAGTCGGCGGTTTTACGAAACGATTCGCCAAAACGGTTCGGATCGAACTTTCTCCCGTCGAACGGGAATTTTACGAAGAAACCACGAACTACGTCCGAAGAGAATACAATCTCGCGATGAGGACGCAGAACCGCGCGATCGGATTCGTGATGATCGTGTTTCAGAAACTCTTGGATTCTTCCGTGTTCGCTCTTTTGTCCGCTCTGACAAAACGAAAGTTCCTTTTGGAGAATCGATTCCATCATATCAAACAAATGGAATCCAAGTTGGAAGAATGGGATCTCGATGAAACCGAAGACGTGGAAGAGTTCGTATCCGGTTTGGACGAATCGGTCCAACTCGATCTTCAGAGTTTAAAGCGGGAGCTTCTTTCCCTGAATCGTTTGATTTTGCTCGGTAAAAAAATCAAAGAGGACAAGAAGTCCGTCAAGCTGAAAGAAACGATCTTGAAACTTCAAAAAGAAGGACATTCAAAATTCATCATATTTACGCAGTTTAGAACGACTCAGGATTTTTTGGCTTCCGTTCTTGCCGATTTTCAAGTGACCTTGTTTCACGGTTCTCTCAGCGCGGACGCGAAAGAAAGGGCGATCGTGGAATTTAAGACGAAGACCGAAATTTTGATCTGTACCGAAGCCGGAGGGGAAGGGCGAAATCTTCAGTTCGCGAACGTTCTTTTCAATTACGATCTTCCTTGGAGCCCGCTTAAGATCGAACAAAGGATCGGAAGGATCCACCGTTTCGGACAAAAGGACAACGTGTTCATCTTCAATTTTGCAAGCAAGGATACGGTTGCGGAACGGATTCTGGAAGTCCTTACGAATAAGATTCGTCTTTTCGAGGAATCGATCGGATCTTCGGACGAACTGTTGGGTGCGATCGAAGACGAATTGGATTTTAATTCTTCGTTTATGAAGTTCGTTACGGGTAATAAATCGAAGACCGAAATGGAGGACGAGATCGACAATCGAATCAAGATCGCAAAGAAGGGGTTTGAAAAACTAGGCGCGCTCGTGACTCCGAAACTCATCGACTTCAATCTTCAGGATTATTACAGTCACACTTTGGAAGAGCGTTCGTTTAACAATACGCACTTGGAAGAATTCGTTTCTCGTTTTACTCGAACATTTCCGGAGGCCGCGGGATTTAAACTGGTCCGAAAGAAACCGCAGATCTATGAAATCGATTCTCCGCAATACAAGGGTAAACTCGGAACCTTCGATTCGGAACTCGCGCTGCAAAACGACAGTTTGGAATTTTTGGCGTTCGGTCATCCTTTGATCGATAAGACGGTTTCGTATCTCATCCAAAATCAAAAAGGATGGAGCACTTCCTTTCATTCCGTTTCCAACAAAGAATATTACGTTTTTCTTGTGGAATTTCAATTCTCGCTGAAACGCACGGAGTTGTTTTATTTCGAAGCGAATCCGCGCACCGGAACGGTAAAACGAATCGAAGAACTTCCCGAAGAGCTTCGCGAATCGCAAACGACGAACAAAGCCGGATCGCCCGAAGTTTCCGGTTCCGTTCTTCCCGCCAACGTGGAGGAAAATTTAATCCGAACCTTTCTCGTTTTGGATGAAATTGTGGAATCCAGAAAAAAGGAACTCGGAGATCAAACCTTGGACCTCTTTCAAAAGGAAGAATTCAAAATTCGAACCAGCAATCAGAATACTTTGAGACAGCTTGAGGAAAAACTCATGCGTCAGGAAGCCGCGTTCAAATGGGAAGGAAAGCCGGAGAAAAAATCCGCGATGAACCGTACCCGAAACGAGATTCAAAAGGTGAAAGAAGACTTCGATCGAGAACTCCGCAAAGTAAGAAACGGCAAGACGATCCAACATCGTTTTCAACTTTTCCAAGTATATCTTCCGAACTGA
- the pheT gene encoding phenylalanine--tRNA ligase subunit beta, whose product MKLSLDWMNDFAPLKEVGLDAILKKIAISICEIDGADPYRPELDFVKIVKIESLEKHPSADKLQIAQVSTGSSKAQIVTGATNVKVGDLVPLAIPGAKLGDKEILESELRGVKSSGMLCSEKELSLADESNGVWILNGLEGAEAGKTIRSLLHYDDIIFDVDNKSITHRPDLWNHYGFARELASQLRLPIKLNPFESLWNFDLSIPLPKVIENQNAHSYYASSIQGIAILPSTRKFQARLQKCGIRAINNVVDVSNYVMLEMGQPTHFFDRKFLESQGGVSLEVSYAKKGESFALLDDTSPSLEEEILLIRNQGKPVAIAGVMGGKESAVSNASTEVVMESAVFARERVRKSIRSTGIRSDSSVRYEKGLEPTTTLPVIRRALNLLKENGCPSLKASEPVGFLHTPHKEVHIHTNIHFINAKLGVTLSQGDITDILERLHFVVSWKGDHLEVLVPKFRHNYDVTIPEDLVEEIGRTRGYDTIQVTPLLAEVKTPIRNLSRELERKCKTFFAGTLGYHEVYNYSFQSLKENELDGDAKLSVKIKNEMPEEQSVLRNSLLPSLLKNIRTNQDRFANVPIFEFGRAYFNLPEPDNEKKFLSFAVSFDRKSTESDLKLLEEDFLKVRREIESLLDSMKIFEYTWEIKQEAIFHPGASLSLIVNSQRIGNLGYVHPAVLDSFELKKRVIYGSFEFEKLVEFWNANRKVSRFVAPSQFPEAEIDLSILVGEKENTNVFTDLVSKENIPELQESWVYSQFVGGNVPEGKRSVSYRFRLVNYEKTFTQERIKEISDQLVALAGKSGFVLR is encoded by the coding sequence GTGAAACTTTCCTTAGATTGGATGAACGATTTTGCACCTTTGAAGGAGGTGGGACTCGACGCGATTTTAAAGAAGATCGCGATCTCTATTTGCGAGATCGACGGAGCCGATCCGTATCGTCCCGAGTTGGACTTCGTAAAGATCGTTAAAATCGAATCGCTCGAAAAACATCCTTCCGCCGATAAACTTCAGATCGCTCAGGTTTCCACCGGATCTTCCAAAGCGCAGATCGTAACCGGCGCAACCAACGTAAAAGTGGGTGATCTGGTTCCGCTTGCAATTCCCGGCGCAAAACTCGGCGATAAGGAAATTCTGGAATCGGAACTCAGAGGCGTAAAAAGTTCGGGAATGCTCTGTTCCGAAAAGGAACTCTCTCTTGCGGACGAAAGCAACGGAGTTTGGATTTTAAACGGACTCGAAGGAGCCGAAGCGGGAAAAACGATCCGTTCTTTATTACATTATGATGATATAATATTCGATGTTGATAATAAATCAATTACGCACCGGCCCGATCTTTGGAATCATTACGGCTTTGCGAGAGAACTCGCTTCGCAGCTTCGTTTGCCGATCAAGTTGAATCCGTTCGAATCCCTTTGGAACTTCGATCTTTCGATCCCGCTTCCGAAAGTGATCGAAAATCAAAATGCTCATTCTTACTATGCTTCGTCGATTCAAGGAATTGCGATTCTTCCTTCGACTCGCAAATTTCAAGCGCGTCTTCAGAAATGCGGAATTCGAGCGATCAACAACGTCGTGGACGTTTCCAATTACGTGATGCTCGAGATGGGTCAACCGACTCATTTTTTCGATCGGAAATTTCTGGAAAGTCAGGGTGGAGTTTCTCTCGAAGTTTCGTATGCGAAGAAGGGTGAAAGTTTCGCCTTGTTGGACGATACTTCCCCCTCGTTGGAAGAGGAAATTCTTCTGATCCGCAATCAAGGCAAACCGGTCGCGATCGCGGGCGTTATGGGAGGAAAAGAATCCGCCGTTTCAAACGCATCCACCGAAGTCGTAATGGAATCCGCCGTGTTCGCGCGAGAACGAGTTCGTAAGTCCATTCGTTCCACGGGAATTCGCTCCGATTCCTCCGTGCGTTACGAGAAGGGGCTTGAACCCACTACGACTCTTCCGGTGATTCGTCGCGCTCTAAATCTTTTAAAGGAAAACGGTTGCCCTTCGTTGAAGGCTTCCGAGCCTGTAGGATTTTTACACACCCCTCACAAGGAAGTTCACATTCATACGAACATTCATTTTATCAACGCCAAACTCGGAGTGACCTTGTCCCAAGGAGACATCACCGATATATTAGAAAGATTGCATTTTGTCGTTTCCTGGAAAGGGGATCACCTCGAAGTATTGGTTCCCAAGTTTCGTCACAACTACGACGTAACGATTCCAGAAGACCTCGTGGAAGAGATCGGAAGAACCCGAGGATACGATACGATTCAAGTGACTCCTTTGTTGGCTGAGGTCAAAACTCCCATCCGGAATCTCAGCCGGGAATTGGAACGAAAGTGTAAGACGTTTTTTGCGGGAACTCTCGGGTATCACGAAGTTTATAACTATTCGTTTCAATCCTTAAAAGAGAACGAGCTCGACGGGGACGCGAAACTTTCCGTTAAAATCAAAAACGAAATGCCCGAGGAACAATCGGTGCTTCGAAATTCTCTTTTGCCTTCCTTGTTGAAGAATATCCGGACAAATCAGGATCGTTTTGCGAACGTTCCAATTTTCGAATTCGGAAGAGCGTATTTCAATCTTCCCGAACCAGATAACGAAAAGAAATTTTTATCCTTTGCCGTTTCTTTTGATCGTAAAAGTACCGAGTCCGATCTGAAACTTTTGGAAGAGGACTTCTTAAAGGTAAGAAGGGAAATCGAATCCCTTTTAGATTCCATGAAGATTTTCGAATATACCTGGGAGATCAAACAGGAAGCGATCTTTCATCCGGGCGCCAGTTTATCCTTGATCGTAAATTCGCAAAGAATCGGAAACCTCGGTTACGTTCATCCGGCTGTTTTGGATTCGTTCGAATTGAAAAAGCGCGTGATCTACGGTTCTTTCGAATTTGAAAAGCTCGTGGAATTCTGGAACGCGAATCGTAAGGTTTCCCGTTTTGTCGCGCCTTCTCAGTTTCCGGAAGCCGAGATCGATCTTTCGATTTTGGTCGGAGAAAAGGAAAACACGAACGTATTTACCGATCTCGTTTCCAAGGAGAACATCCCCGAACTTCAAGAAAGCTGGGTGTATTCCCAGTTTGTCGGCGGGAACGTTCCCGAAGGTAAACGTTCGGTCAGTTATCGCTTCCGACTGGTGAACTACGAGAAAACGTTTACTCAGGAAAGAATCAAGGAAATCTCCGATCAACTGGTCGCGCTTGCGGGCAAGAGCGGATTCGTGTTGAGATAA
- a CDS encoding RibD family protein, with protein sequence MTSIPNVTINMAMTLDGKVSRPDGRWYGLSSRNDKKRMDEIRSKADVLILGKNSILNDDPVVHLRYVENGNDPRPVILLRSGTLPQDKKVFRFSNQPPLIFCLNGNYSAIRDNLCSVAEIILLPGEDLSPLEVLKHLYEMGYREALLEGGPSLNDSFFRLDLISRIYVTIVPFLIGQNDLPSITGGHKQYFEFDRKKWELKSHDAIENEVFLMYEKIKEV encoded by the coding sequence ATGACTTCGATTCCCAACGTAACAATCAATATGGCTATGACTTTGGACGGAAAGGTTTCCCGTCCGGACGGACGTTGGTACGGTCTTTCTTCCCGCAATGATAAGAAGAGAATGGATGAGATCCGTTCCAAAGCGGACGTTCTGATCTTAGGTAAGAATTCGATTCTCAACGACGACCCCGTGGTTCATCTTAGATATGTCGAGAATGGAAACGATCCGAGACCTGTGATTCTCCTTCGATCCGGAACCTTGCCCCAAGACAAAAAAGTATTCCGTTTTTCTAATCAACCTCCGTTGATCTTTTGTTTAAACGGAAACTACTCGGCGATTCGAGATAACCTTTGTTCGGTCGCGGAAATCATCCTTCTTCCCGGAGAAGATTTGAGTCCTCTCGAAGTTCTCAAACATTTATACGAGATGGGATATCGCGAAGCGCTTTTGGAAGGAGGTCCTTCCTTGAACGATTCCTTTTTTCGTTTGGATTTGATCTCGAGAATTTACGTCACGATCGTTCCGTTTTTAATCGGACAAAACGATCTGCCTTCGATCACCGGCGGTCATAAACAATATTTCGAATTCGATCGTAAAAAATGGGAACTCAAGTCCCATGATGCGATCGAAAATGAAGTTTTTCTAATGTACGAAAAAATTAAAGAAGTTTAG
- a CDS encoding biosynthetic peptidoglycan transglycosylase: MKQRELLYTFFLRVLPIFFAAVLIYEQFFPERKILVQQDRLIYLPDQKESVPLEVEWVRLGDIPKEWISYTVQVEDRRFYFHNGYSISDIHSTLVSSLLLFRKMRGASTITQQLARTLFLSREKSLSRKWKEIQIASALEEELGKETILEFYLNSVYWGRGMNGLNQASRYYFRKRPTDLETPQFKALIQILKKPDAYTREEVIDLSRNL, from the coding sequence ATGAAACAGAGAGAACTTCTTTATACTTTCTTTTTGAGAGTTCTTCCGATTTTTTTCGCGGCCGTTCTTATCTACGAACAATTCTTTCCCGAGCGCAAAATTCTGGTTCAACAGGATCGCTTGATTTATTTGCCCGATCAGAAAGAATCCGTCCCTTTAGAAGTGGAATGGGTTCGGCTCGGGGACATTCCGAAAGAATGGATTTCATATACGGTCCAAGTGGAGGACAGAAGATTTTACTTTCACAACGGGTATTCGATTTCGGACATTCACTCTACTCTTGTTTCTTCCCTGTTATTGTTTCGAAAGATGAGAGGAGCGAGTACGATCACGCAGCAGCTGGCTCGGACGCTTTTTCTGTCGAGGGAAAAATCCTTATCACGCAAGTGGAAGGAAATTCAGATCGCTTCCGCTTTGGAGGAAGAACTTGGAAAAGAAACGATCTTGGAATTTTATCTCAACAGCGTATATTGGGGAAGAGGTATGAACGGCTTGAATCAGGCTTCTCGTTATTATTTTAGAAAAAGACCGACCGATTTGGAAACGCCTCAATTCAAAGCGCTGATTCAAATTCTAAAAAAGCCGGACGCTTATACAAGGGAAGAAGTCATCGATCTTTCGAGGAATCTTTGA
- a CDS encoding gamma carbonic anhydrase family protein produces MKIHETAFIHPQATTIGLVEMGPHSSLWPGAVIRADMNRIVLGEGVNIQDNSTLHTDSSRGITIGDYTLVGHNAMLHGCTIGRGCLIGIGSVILNEAEVGDGAMVTAGCTVRGGKKIPPGAMVIQKNGELKIFEGKAKPVFSVAGCLEYIALSERFKKGIFGPFTPEEEIEFQNRAKGILRKMGIPFRE; encoded by the coding sequence ATGAAAATCCACGAAACCGCCTTTATCCATCCGCAAGCAACGACGATCGGACTCGTAGAAATGGGTCCGCATTCTTCCCTTTGGCCGGGAGCCGTAATTCGGGCCGATATGAATCGGATCGTGTTGGGAGAAGGCGTCAACATACAGGATAATTCCACGCTTCATACGGATTCAAGTCGCGGAATCACGATCGGAGATTATACGTTAGTCGGTCATAATGCGATGTTGCATGGGTGTACGATCGGGAGAGGATGTCTGATTGGAATCGGAAGCGTGATTCTTAACGAAGCGGAAGTCGGAGATGGCGCGATGGTGACGGCGGGTTGTACGGTTCGCGGAGGAAAAAAGATCCCGCCCGGAGCGATGGTCATTCAGAAAAACGGAGAATTAAAAATCTTCGAAGGGAAGGCTAAACCGGTTTTCAGCGTCGCCGGATGTTTGGAATACATCGCTCTTTCCGAAAGATTTAAAAAAGGAATTTTCGGTCCGTTTACGCCCGAAGAGGAAATCGAGTTTCAGAACCGCGCAAAAGGAATTCTCCGGAAAATGGGAATTCCTTTTAGAGAGTAG